Genomic DNA from Sporosarcina sp. ANT_H38:
GACCCATATCTGTGTAGAAGATCCGGTCATTCCAAACAAACATATTACTCATCTGGCTCGGCTCTTTCATTTTCACCAAATCTTGTCCATCAATCTTGATCTTCATCACAGCGTAAGCGAATGGCAATTCATCCGCTTCATGAAATCCGCCGCTAGAGTATGGGATGAAAATTTCTTCATTGTAGACAATAAGTCGGGTATTTGAATGCAAGTATAAAGCACTGGAATAATCCCAACTGCTTATCGGTACGTCTTTGTACTTTAATAACACTTCACGTTTGTCGGTTGCCATATTTTTTTTGATAAGTTCAGAATACCCCACCTCATCGCTATCAATGAAATAGGTAAAGCCAACCTGTTCAACGGTTTTCCCTTTCGTGCTGACATATGAACGATAGCTACTGAGCTTCATCTTATCGTCCATGGCACGGACTAAAAATGCCGAAAACTGTGCGCGAGTGACAGAGTCTGATGGCATATATTTGCCGTTCGATCCGCCCGCGACACGCTGTTTTGCGATTCCATTGATGTCCTGATATGCCCAGTGTGACGGTGTGACGTCAATAAATGTTGCTTGCTGGTCGAGCGGCATGTCGAACGCACGACGCAGGATCGCGGCCATTTGTGCGCGAGATGTTTTTTCACCAGGACGCATGTAGCCATTGTCGCCGCGGAGAATTCCTTTTTCATTCACCGTCGCCAGGATCTGATAATACGGTGATTTTTTGGATACGTCTTTGAATGCGACGGAGGTATTTTCCGTCAGTGGAATTTTTAATGCCTTGATGAGCATCGATGCGGCTTGTGACCGGGTGATCGGCTCATTCGGCTTGAATGTGCCATCCGGATAGCCGCCGATAATATTTCGGTCGGATAAATACATGATTTCATTTTTCGCCCAATGCTTACCCGCGTCGGAAAACTGAATGGCAGCCTGTGCTTGGAATGGGGTCGCAGCGAAAATGAGCAGTAGAACCGTCAATACGGCAGTCAGTTTACTTTTCAAAATGATAGAACCTCCTATTTTTTAAAAAACGGTGGCTGTTGGAAACAATCCTTTCCAACAACAACCTTTGATTAATGCCGTTGAGTGGATGGAAAACCAGGTTGGTGTCTTTATATAGTGAGCGGTTGGTTGACGGCTACTTCTTCTGGACAGATAACAACCTGGTTTCCCGAATATGATTGGGTAAATGCCCTTGGATTATGTCCTAAACTTATACCACCCCCCTTTCTGCATCCAATGCTATTCCTGAATGAGCCAATGTTCTGATCCAGTATCCCGCTTCATATAAAATACCCGCTCCGCTACCCCTTCTCGCCCATATTGGTAGTGGATTTCTATCTCATTCTCAGATAGGGGAGTCGCTCCCCGATAAGAGGCCTCTAAAAACAGTTCACCCACTCGGCTAATCTGTGTAAAAGCGGGCGTCTCCAGCAAATTGCCGAAGCCCAACAGAACGTCATATAAATACAAATCAAAATACTGCTCCGGTGTATATTCACCAGTCAACTGTCCCGATAAATAATCCAGATACATCGAATGAGTACGCTCTTCCGTGGCTACGCCTACAACTTCCCCATAAATTTTATGCACAGGGGTAATCGCTGCACCTTGCACCGTTTTACTTGCCGGGAAATGGTTCACTAATAAATATTCCCGCGCATTCAACTTCTGGTCGTAGCCCCCTGCAATCGTGACTCCCTGTTTTTCATAAAGATCCATAATTTCAGATGGCAACGGTTTGCCGTTTATCTTCAGCTTGCCCTTTTCCAGCACGACACGATCCCCTGGGACCGCAATCACTTCGTAATAAGCATCCATATATGTCGGTAAATGGCTTGTCGTATTTGTCATCGTGCGAACAATGTCGCCTGACTCATAGACAACCTCATCGAATAGATCTGCTTTGCGCTCAATGACCGTATGGAATGCATCCGAAC
This window encodes:
- a CDS encoding S-layer homology domain-containing protein; this translates as MKSKLTAVLTVLLLIFAATPFQAQAAIQFSDAGKHWAKNEIMYLSDRNIIGGYPDGTFKPNEPITRSQAASMLIKALKIPLTENTSVAFKDVSKKSPYYQILATVNEKGILRGDNGYMRPGEKTSRAQMAAILRRAFDMPLDQQATFIDVTPSHWAYQDINGIAKQRVAGGSNGKYMPSDSVTRAQFSAFLVRAMDDKMKLSSYRSYVSTKGKTVEQVGFTYFIDSDEVGYSELIKKNMATDKREVLLKYKDVPISSWDYSSALYLHSNTRLIVYNEEIFIPYSSGGFHEADELPFAYAVMKIKIDGQDLVKMKEPSQMSNMFVWNDRIFYTDMGPRAILPDDFKDSTLVFYSTAMDGSSDKRKEFTFDARATFDLFDVHGNREAGGEFLSVLHDHSTMYYFNKKGVFKYSLLDKKTIKLSSIFGKRMEVTDTQLIVTDTKGKKHSLKK
- a CDS encoding S26 family signal peptidase, which codes for MSDFKHKLDQMMGDTSKQERRIKQRVHERVRPPVKKFSWQVLFVSTVLPVVALFLILTIDPLNFLSSNKGPGVPYDPLDDLAQISALQKSEQLSTVDYEEFATLPHFDQVDGLYYVDKEKFSLKGSSDAFHTVIERKADLFDEVVYESGDIVRTMTNTTSHLPTYMDAYYEVIAVPGDRVVLEKGKLKINGKPLPSEIMDLYEKQGVTIAGGYDQKLNAREYLLVNHFPASKTVQGAAITPVHKIYGEVVGVATEERTHSMYLDYLSGQLTGEYTPEQYFDLYLYDVLLGFGNLLETPAFTQISRVGELFLEASYRGATPLSENEIEIHYQYGREGVAERVFYMKRDTGSEHWLIQE